DNA from Candidatus Micrarchaeia archaeon:
TCCCGTATGTCTCTTCCTTCCCGTCATACGCGCAGCACACGGTGATGTCCATGTGCATTCCAGGATAAAGCGAAAATAGCCCGCTTTCTATCCCCAGGGAATAATCGCACTTTCCTTTAGCCCTCCTCCAAGCCGCATGCGCGCGGTTTTTCGCCCCGTCAAAAGTTTCCGAGTTGAACGGGTGCGCGCGCACCCCTGAGCGCTCCTTGTGCCCGGCAACCGCGAATTTTTTGCCAAACACGCGGGAGAGCGCGCGCTTCGCCCCGAGAAGCTTGGTTGGGTTTTCCGTCCCCGCCTGTACGCGAATGGGGGCTGCCCGCTTCCCCTTCAAGTCGATTTTTCCCAGGTAGATGTCCGTGCAGGAGATTTTCTTCAAATCATCCCCAAAGGCGAGGGGCACAAAGATTATGCCAAGCGCGGGCAATCCGTTCTTCTTGCGCGCGCGGTTTATCCTTTCAGCCGCCAAGCGCGTTTCCTCCGTGACTATTATGGCATTTGCATCTGGAAGCGTGGAGGCAACATCGCTCTCGTGCTCGATTTTCCTGATGGCGGTGCGCGCGGCAAGCGAATTCTTCCTCAGCGCGCTTTCCAGCCCGGCAAGCCGTTTCG
Protein-coding regions in this window:
- the yjjX gene encoding inosine/xanthosine triphosphatase; this encodes MSHCIIGGTFTYVHAGHERLLSACRKFGKVTIGLTSDAYVKKHKIYPSFPYAKRLAGLESALRKNSLAARTAIRKIEHESDVASTLPDANAIIVTEETRLAAERINRARKKNGLPALGIIFVPLAFGDDLKKISCTDIYLGKIDLKGKRAAPIRVQAGTENPTKLLGAKRALSRVFGKKFAVAGHKERSGVRAHPFNSETFDGAKNRAHAAWRRAKGKCDYSLGIESGLFSLYPGMHMDITVCCAYDGKEETYGTGMGFAVSEEIVAAIKRDGSDLGKVMAQVAGIEKIGRKHGAIGHFSARVLHRSEQIEQATACAFVPRICRARVLDRCDG